From Candidatus Polarisedimenticolia bacterium, one genomic window encodes:
- a CDS encoding alginate lyase family protein: MAYRLEQLREDFRKALALPPGEAFRRFAGRARGCADRLRHRRRRELTEAEFLAALCTPAGSLTEFAAGRAAQPPLIAAAAAAPALARLLESRDPASLPPILTAARALREGRFDLLGSGSRPLGEAIDWQLDFKSGKRWDASEYSLDILPEPDLGHDIKVPWELARMQHLPTLGIAAAISSDEAFRAAAIRQIASFLQDNPAYRGVNWSCTMDVAIRAVTLLAAEGFMKGAGEPAFWSAFYRHLLTHARFIRDHLEDGPLRGNHFLADVSGLYLCALSLPELAESFRWKLEARGLLIGEMQQQVRSDGWDFEASTSYHAFATEMFFFPALFGARRGDPFPAAYLARLESMLAALASVVRPDGSLPQIGDNDDGRFLIVSQYHRPRRDWRPLLALGSYLFRNPSWLELSGDAWVEGVWMLGEEFLEWTDSIPTPRRAHPFASRAWPESGYFQLACGPIQMLVDAGGVGQKGNGGHAHNDTLSFELHAFGREMLVDRGVGCYTPSLATRNRFRATAAHNTVRVDDEEINPIPPATFSLVSADEPSASRWRTGTAFTYLSAEHRGYLRLSAPLLHRRSILLRHHDGELQMEDRFEGAGAHRYEAGFHLPPGWKVRTEPQGWIAFEEGGEAGISFRWMRPPEAAVVRIEEDEHSPSYGVRVPALVVRILWEASAPQRIRYRLQPFVGGGA; this comes from the coding sequence ATGGCCTATCGCCTGGAGCAACTCCGCGAAGACTTCCGCAAGGCGCTGGCGCTGCCGCCGGGGGAAGCCTTCCGGCGCTTCGCGGGACGGGCCCGCGGCTGCGCCGATCGGCTGCGCCATCGCCGCCGCCGGGAGCTCACCGAGGCGGAGTTCCTGGCGGCGCTTTGCACGCCGGCTGGCAGCTTGACGGAATTCGCCGCCGGGCGCGCGGCGCAGCCGCCCCTGATTGCGGCGGCGGCCGCGGCGCCCGCTCTGGCGCGCCTCCTCGAGTCGCGCGATCCCGCCAGTTTGCCTCCCATCCTGACGGCGGCGCGCGCCCTGCGCGAGGGGCGCTTCGACCTCCTCGGCTCGGGGAGCCGGCCTCTCGGAGAAGCGATCGACTGGCAGCTCGACTTCAAATCGGGAAAGCGGTGGGACGCTTCGGAGTACTCGCTCGACATCCTGCCCGAGCCCGACCTCGGGCACGACATCAAGGTCCCCTGGGAGCTCGCCCGGATGCAGCACCTTCCGACCCTGGGGATCGCCGCGGCCATCTCCTCCGATGAGGCGTTTCGCGCGGCGGCCATTCGCCAGATCGCCTCGTTTCTGCAGGACAACCCCGCCTACCGCGGAGTGAACTGGAGCTGCACCATGGATGTGGCGATCCGTGCCGTAACTCTGCTCGCGGCGGAGGGTTTCATGAAAGGAGCGGGAGAGCCCGCCTTCTGGAGCGCCTTCTATCGCCATCTGCTGACCCATGCGCGCTTCATCCGCGATCATCTGGAGGACGGCCCCCTGCGCGGCAATCATTTCCTCGCCGATGTCTCCGGGTTGTACCTCTGCGCGCTGTCGCTTCCGGAGCTGGCGGAATCGTTCCGCTGGAAGCTGGAAGCGCGCGGCTTGCTGATCGGGGAGATGCAGCAGCAGGTGCGATCCGACGGCTGGGATTTCGAGGCCTCCACCTCGTACCATGCCTTCGCCACCGAGATGTTCTTCTTCCCGGCGCTGTTCGGAGCGCGGCGCGGAGATCCTTTCCCCGCCGCCTACCTGGCGCGGCTCGAGTCGATGCTCGCGGCGCTGGCGTCAGTCGTGCGGCCCGATGGGAGCTTGCCGCAGATCGGCGACAACGACGATGGCCGCTTCCTGATCGTCTCTCAGTACCACCGCCCGCGACGCGACTGGCGACCGTTGCTGGCGCTCGGCTCGTACCTGTTCCGCAACCCATCCTGGCTGGAGCTGTCGGGCGACGCCTGGGTGGAAGGGGTCTGGATGCTGGGCGAGGAGTTCCTCGAATGGACCGATTCGATTCCCACGCCGCGCCGTGCGCATCCTTTCGCCAGCCGGGCCTGGCCGGAGTCGGGGTATTTCCAGCTTGCGTGCGGCCCCATCCAGATGCTGGTAGACGCCGGAGGAGTCGGCCAGAAGGGTAACGGTGGACATGCCCACAACGACACCCTGTCTTTCGAGCTGCACGCCTTCGGCCGCGAGATGCTGGTGGACCGTGGCGTCGGCTGCTACACACCGTCGCTGGCCACGCGCAACCGCTTCCGCGCCACGGCCGCCCACAACACGGTGCGGGTGGACGACGAGGAGATCAACCCGATTCCGCCGGCGACCTTCTCCCTGGTGTCGGCCGACGAGCCTTCGGCTTCGAGGTGGCGCACCGGGACGGCCTTCACCTATCTCTCCGCGGAGCATCGGGGTTACCTGCGTCTATCCGCCCCGCTCCTGCATCGCCGCTCGATCCTGCTGCGTCACCACGACGGCGAGCTGCAGATGGAAGACCGCTTCGAGGGAGCCGGCGCGCATCGTTATGAGGCCGGCTTCCACCTGCCTCCCGGATGGAAGGTCCGCACCGAGCCCCAGGGATGGATCGCATTCGAAGAGGGAGGGGAGGCTGGAATCAGCTTCCGCTGGATGCGGCCTCCGGAAGCAGCCGTCGTGCGCATTGAGGAAGACGAGCATTCTCCCTCTTACGGTGTGCGGGTCCCGGCGCTCGTAGTGCGCATTCTGTGGGAGGCGAGCGCCCCGCAGCGCATCCGCTATCGCCTGCAGCCTTTCGTGGGAGGCGGCGCATGA
- a CDS encoding Gfo/Idh/MocA family oxidoreductase, translating to MKQVVLREGKVAVAEVPAPAPSPHRALVATAASVISSGTEAAALGAARSGLLEKAAAHPAPWRRLVEVAREEGVRGLWRRMAPAAGSDLVEMGYSAAGIILQAGEGITLPAGSRVACAGAQFAHHAELISVPEHLMAKIPAGVSFEQAAFGTIGSIALHGFRRSEAGLGETVAVVGLGLVGLLGAQIARAAGCEVIAFDPDPERVALARSLGIQEARTPEEADPVMQVLHRTGGQGADAALIFAATPSDEPLALAMRLCRKRGRVVVVGDVGMKAERSLMYAKELDLRISTSYGPGRYDPGYEEKGRDYPYAYVRWTEGRNLAAFLDLLAAGSVRVEPLIERIVPVEQAEEAYLLLREGGRKPAVLLSFPRAPEPERGARSVRLLSSRAPGSARRAVVIGPGTFMKEVFLPAFLSQQVAAIETVVAGTGAGARSAAERFSARIASTDLDEALADPSVDLAIIGTRHHLHGSQVERCLRSGKSVFVEKPLCLTFEELERIRAAREQGGVLAVGFNRRYAPLARKMKEALALLPGPRIVQIRVNAGWLEKEHWTQDPEQGGGRLVGEGCHFFDLIPFLAGSPIEAVRIEGIADSRLQVPDNFLVLLRLADGSLGSLSYTSQGGAELGKERVEVHCAGTSLVLEDFRELAIHGPGRTRRIGARQDKGITGEIQALKAALEGKPSELISWAEIEAATTWTLRAQALLEHKE from the coding sequence ATGAAACAGGTGGTGCTGCGCGAAGGCAAGGTGGCGGTAGCCGAGGTCCCCGCGCCGGCCCCGTCGCCACACCGGGCGCTGGTCGCCACTGCGGCGTCGGTCATCAGCTCGGGCACCGAAGCGGCGGCGCTGGGGGCCGCACGCTCGGGACTGCTGGAGAAGGCGGCCGCGCACCCGGCTCCTTGGCGCCGCCTCGTGGAGGTGGCGCGCGAGGAAGGGGTGCGCGGGTTGTGGCGCCGCATGGCGCCGGCAGCCGGGAGCGATCTGGTCGAGATGGGGTACTCGGCGGCGGGAATCATCCTGCAGGCCGGCGAGGGGATCACCCTCCCCGCCGGCTCGCGCGTCGCCTGCGCCGGCGCGCAGTTCGCCCATCATGCGGAGCTGATCTCGGTCCCCGAGCATTTGATGGCGAAGATTCCGGCCGGCGTCTCCTTCGAGCAGGCTGCCTTCGGAACGATCGGCTCGATCGCTCTGCACGGCTTCCGGCGCAGCGAAGCGGGGCTTGGGGAGACGGTGGCGGTCGTCGGTTTGGGGCTGGTCGGTCTGCTCGGAGCGCAAATCGCCCGCGCCGCCGGGTGCGAGGTGATTGCTTTCGACCCCGATCCGGAGCGCGTGGCGCTGGCGCGCTCGCTGGGGATCCAGGAAGCGCGAACTCCCGAGGAGGCCGATCCGGTGATGCAGGTATTGCACCGCACCGGCGGACAGGGGGCGGACGCGGCCCTGATCTTCGCCGCCACCCCGAGCGACGAGCCGCTGGCGCTGGCGATGCGGCTGTGCCGCAAACGCGGCAGGGTCGTGGTGGTGGGTGATGTCGGCATGAAGGCCGAGCGCTCGTTGATGTACGCCAAGGAGCTGGATCTGCGGATCTCGACCTCCTACGGGCCGGGTCGCTACGATCCCGGCTACGAGGAGAAAGGCCGCGATTATCCCTACGCTTACGTCCGCTGGACCGAGGGGAGGAACCTTGCCGCCTTCCTGGATCTCCTGGCCGCAGGCAGCGTCCGGGTCGAGCCGCTAATCGAGCGCATCGTCCCGGTCGAGCAGGCGGAGGAAGCCTATCTCCTGCTCCGCGAAGGAGGCAGGAAGCCGGCGGTCCTCCTGTCTTTTCCGAGGGCTCCCGAGCCGGAGCGCGGCGCGCGCAGCGTGCGCCTGCTGTCGAGCAGAGCTCCGGGGTCGGCGCGCCGGGCCGTCGTGATCGGACCGGGCACTTTCATGAAGGAAGTCTTCCTCCCGGCCTTCCTCTCGCAGCAGGTGGCGGCAATCGAGACGGTGGTCGCGGGGACCGGCGCCGGCGCGCGATCGGCGGCGGAGCGCTTCTCCGCCCGCATCGCTTCCACCGACCTGGACGAAGCGCTCGCCGACCCTTCGGTGGATCTGGCCATCATCGGGACGCGGCATCACCTGCACGGCAGCCAGGTGGAGCGCTGTCTGCGATCGGGCAAGTCGGTATTCGTGGAAAAGCCTTTGTGCCTGACTTTCGAGGAGCTGGAGCGGATCCGCGCGGCGCGCGAGCAGGGGGGCGTCCTGGCGGTCGGCTTCAACCGCCGCTACGCACCGCTGGCGCGCAAGATGAAAGAGGCCCTGGCCCTGCTTCCCGGTCCACGCATCGTGCAGATTCGCGTCAATGCGGGATGGCTCGAGAAGGAGCACTGGACCCAGGATCCGGAGCAGGGAGGCGGCAGGCTGGTCGGGGAAGGGTGCCACTTCTTCGATCTGATTCCCTTTCTGGCGGGATCACCGATCGAGGCCGTGCGGATCGAGGGAATCGCCGACAGCCGCCTGCAGGTCCCCGACAACTTCCTGGTCCTCCTCCGCCTCGCCGACGGCAGCCTCGGGTCTCTGTCTTACACCAGCCAGGGAGGCGCCGAGCTGGGTAAGGAGCGGGTCGAAGTTCACTGCGCCGGAACCTCGCTTGTCCTCGAGGATTTCCGCGAGCTCGCCATCCATGGCCCCGGCAGGACGCGACGCATCGGTGCGCGGCAGGACAAGGGAATCACCGGCGAGATCCAGGCGCTCAAGGCGGCGCTGGAAGGCAAGCCCTCGGAGTTGATCTCCTGGGCCGAGATCGAAGCTGCCACCACCTGGACGCTGCGGGCCCAGGCCTTGCTGGAGCACAAGGAATGA
- a CDS encoding glycosyltransferase: MSGKVLMWEHHSWGSPIRVGGRAMAEGFLARGWEVAWINGPLAPWNLAGGSEETRRRRRAWATGGEEITVGAGRLHAWAPLSGIPYRSYPILRGGWFHRHALGLAVPPFLRHLRRHGFERVDLLWLATGSPFLPLLEQVPHATSVYRLSDDTAAFPDTPSSYRSLEEEMMGRVDCVVATAATLAERAARFCRRVLLLPNGVDLARFRPPAGEERGDKADRRPRLVYVGALDSWFDGARIDRIARRFPGAEILLAGPLRGTAPWAQRENVRLLGAVPPEEVPALLRRCDVGLIPFVDSRLTRAIHPVKLYEYCAAGLPVVAADLDEIRRIGSPARLASSDEEWFAAIEGALQDPDPAGSIAFAAQHDWSARFARLAAFLELSEAVHGARRVAR, from the coding sequence ATGAGCGGCAAGGTGCTGATGTGGGAGCATCACTCCTGGGGAAGCCCGATCCGGGTCGGGGGTCGCGCGATGGCCGAGGGTTTCCTGGCGCGCGGCTGGGAGGTGGCCTGGATCAACGGCCCGCTGGCTCCCTGGAACCTGGCCGGAGGCAGCGAGGAGACGCGACGGCGGCGCCGAGCCTGGGCGACGGGAGGCGAGGAAATCACGGTGGGAGCGGGACGCCTGCATGCCTGGGCGCCGTTGTCTGGGATTCCTTATCGCTCCTATCCGATCCTGCGAGGCGGCTGGTTCCACCGCCATGCCCTCGGTCTCGCCGTTCCCCCTTTCCTCCGGCATCTCCGCCGTCACGGCTTCGAGCGGGTCGATCTCCTCTGGCTCGCCACCGGCAGCCCGTTCCTCCCCCTGCTGGAGCAGGTGCCGCACGCCACCAGTGTCTATCGCCTGTCCGATGACACGGCGGCCTTTCCCGACACTCCTTCGAGCTATCGGTCGCTGGAGGAAGAGATGATGGGGCGCGTCGATTGCGTCGTGGCGACGGCCGCCACGCTGGCGGAGCGCGCGGCGCGCTTCTGCCGGCGCGTCCTCCTCCTTCCGAACGGCGTGGACCTGGCGCGATTCCGCCCGCCGGCGGGTGAGGAGCGGGGCGATAAAGCCGATCGGCGGCCGCGCCTGGTTTACGTCGGCGCCCTGGACAGCTGGTTCGACGGTGCCCGCATCGATCGGATCGCCCGCCGCTTCCCCGGTGCCGAGATCCTCCTCGCCGGCCCCTTGCGCGGCACGGCGCCCTGGGCTCAGCGGGAGAACGTGCGCCTGCTCGGAGCGGTTCCTCCCGAGGAGGTCCCCGCGCTGCTGCGCCGCTGCGACGTCGGGCTCATCCCTTTCGTGGATTCGAGGCTCACCCGCGCCATCCATCCGGTCAAGCTGTACGAGTACTGCGCTGCGGGCCTGCCCGTCGTTGCCGCCGATCTCGACGAGATCCGGCGCATCGGCTCGCCGGCGCGCCTCGCCTCCAGCGACGAGGAATGGTTCGCGGCGATCGAAGGAGCGCTGCAGGATCCCGATCCGGCGGGCTCGATCGCCTTCGCCGCGCAGCACGACTGGAGCGCGCGCTTCGCCCGCCTGGCCGCATTCCTGGAATTGTCCGAGGCGGTGCACGGCGCGCGGCGGGTGGCGCGATGA
- a CDS encoding glycosyltransferase family 1 protein, translating into MRIGMDARFLVQERTGVETYFQELLQQLVRLDNDEIVLFHGAGVRPNLPPGRWRSVEAVGPSWLWALNGALRRERLDLFYSPVTAFPPLGSLRIVATIHDLSWHHVPESYTAMERLRQKRWTALAVRRAHRVVTVSDASANDLAALFAEARRKTVVVPPGVPEIFHQAVSPQERRRVAGRYRLEGRYLLTVGSFHPRKNLTALVSAYDRFRSQTPERIQLLLAGKGGRESGAVLGRIARSPHRRDILVPGYVPAEDLPALYAGADLFVLMSSYEGFGIPALEAMACRTPVLVSDLPVFREVCGAGALCSAPGDAAAVAAAIAESIRDTPERGKRLEAAARRAREFSWERSAVRLRQVFEDVAREAA; encoded by the coding sequence ATGAGGATCGGGATGGACGCGCGCTTCCTGGTGCAGGAGCGGACCGGCGTGGAGACCTATTTCCAGGAGCTGCTCCAGCAGCTCGTGCGCCTGGACAACGATGAAATCGTCCTGTTCCACGGCGCCGGGGTCCGGCCGAATCTTCCGCCGGGGCGGTGGCGCAGCGTCGAGGCCGTCGGACCGTCGTGGCTCTGGGCCCTCAACGGCGCGCTTCGCCGGGAGCGACTCGATCTCTTCTACTCTCCGGTCACCGCCTTCCCGCCGCTGGGCTCTCTGCGCATCGTGGCCACCATCCACGATCTCTCCTGGCATCACGTGCCGGAAAGCTACACCGCGATGGAGAGGCTGCGACAGAAACGCTGGACCGCCCTGGCGGTGCGCCGCGCCCACCGGGTGGTGACCGTCTCGGACGCCAGCGCCAATGATCTGGCCGCGCTGTTCGCGGAAGCACGCCGCAAGACCGTGGTCGTGCCTCCCGGCGTGCCGGAGATCTTCCATCAGGCCGTTTCCCCCCAGGAGCGCCGGCGCGTCGCCGGGCGGTACCGGCTGGAGGGGCGGTACCTGCTCACCGTGGGCTCATTCCATCCACGCAAGAACCTGACCGCGCTGGTGAGCGCCTACGACCGCTTCCGCTCCCAGACGCCGGAGAGAATCCAGCTCCTGCTGGCCGGCAAAGGCGGACGCGAGTCGGGCGCCGTCCTGGGAAGGATCGCCCGCAGTCCGCACCGCCGCGACATCCTGGTTCCCGGCTACGTTCCGGCGGAGGACCTGCCGGCGCTGTATGCCGGCGCGGACCTGTTCGTCCTGATGTCGAGCTACGAAGGCTTCGGAATTCCGGCACTCGAGGCGATGGCCTGCCGGACCCCGGTGCTGGTCTCCGACCTGCCGGTTTTCCGCGAGGTCTGCGGTGCGGGCGCGCTGTGCTCCGCTCCGGGCGATGCCGCCGCGGTGGCCGCCGCCATCGCGGAGTCGATCCGCGACACCCCGGAGCGCGGCAAGCGCCTCGAGGCGGCGGCGCGGCGGGCGCGCGAATTCAGCTGGGAGAGATCGGCCGTCCGTCTGCGCCAGGTCTTCGAAGACGTGGCGCGGGAGGCGGCATGA
- a CDS encoding glycosyltransferase family 4 protein yields the protein MMGGGGEKVLMLAVGMGTGGAESLIRDAIEPLRQEGFDVSLWTLKDLCAPASGERSAPAEIARWVPPARLARELNAEGFDLIHSHLFWANLAARTAGRLAGVPAIVNSHHGIDAWPTASHRWLERHTIGLADRVILCSEAVRIHARDRLDLPEDRLVAIPNGVAAARFRKPQAREAARRALGLGPEDRVVGSAGRLDEPVKGYAVLLAAFQIVAARRADAICLVAGSGPAEVALRAAAEAAGLGSRFRFLGERQEIPDFLQAIDLYVQPSRLEGFGLAALEAMAAGLPVIASRTGGLPEVISEGVTGDLVPPGDSGALAEAILTLLADPDRRRSYGALGMARAAESFPLEKMVRSWAEVYRAVLREKGRQAA from the coding sequence ATGATGGGCGGGGGAGGGGAGAAGGTGCTGATGCTGGCGGTCGGCATGGGCACGGGCGGGGCCGAGTCGCTGATCCGCGACGCCATCGAGCCGCTGCGTCAGGAGGGCTTCGACGTTTCGCTGTGGACCCTCAAGGACCTGTGCGCACCCGCATCCGGGGAGCGCTCCGCACCGGCGGAGATCGCCCGCTGGGTCCCGCCGGCGCGGCTGGCGCGCGAGCTGAACGCGGAAGGCTTCGACTTGATCCATTCGCACCTCTTCTGGGCGAACCTCGCGGCCCGCACGGCGGGACGCCTGGCCGGGGTGCCCGCAATCGTCAATTCCCACCATGGCATCGACGCCTGGCCGACCGCCTCGCACCGCTGGCTCGAGCGGCACACCATCGGTCTCGCGGACCGTGTCATTCTCTGCTCCGAAGCGGTCCGGATCCATGCGCGAGATCGCCTCGACCTGCCGGAAGACCGTCTCGTCGCCATCCCCAATGGCGTCGCCGCGGCGCGCTTCCGGAAGCCGCAGGCGCGGGAGGCGGCGCGCCGGGCCCTCGGATTGGGCCCTGAGGATCGGGTGGTCGGCAGCGCCGGCAGGCTGGACGAGCCGGTCAAGGGATACGCGGTTCTCCTCGCCGCGTTCCAGATCGTCGCGGCGCGGCGCGCCGACGCGATCTGCCTGGTGGCGGGGAGCGGCCCGGCCGAGGTTGCCCTGCGCGCCGCGGCGGAGGCGGCGGGCCTCGGCTCCCGCTTCCGCTTTCTCGGGGAGCGGCAGGAAATCCCAGATTTTCTCCAGGCGATCGATCTCTATGTCCAGCCTTCGCGGCTCGAAGGATTCGGGCTCGCGGCGCTCGAGGCGATGGCGGCCGGGCTGCCGGTGATCGCCTCGAGGACCGGGGGGCTGCCCGAGGTGATCTCGGAAGGGGTCACGGGCGATCTGGTGCCGCCGGGAGATTCCGGCGCTCTGGCGGAGGCGATCCTGACGCTCCTCGCCGATCCCGATCGGCGTCGTTCCTATGGCGCACTTGGGATGGCCCGCGCCGCCGAGAGCTTTCCTTTGGAGAAGATGGTTCGTTCCTGGGCCGAGGTGTATCGGGCCGTGCTGCGGGAGAAAGGGAGGCAGGCGGCGTGA
- a CDS encoding MraY family glycosyltransferase yields MTRILVTFILAAGFAHYLTPVLRQAALRFGIVDRPDGKLKNHRSPVPYLGGIAVYLAFLLSLALTAEFERQVLGILLAGSIVVILGLIDDLGALGPSVKLAGQIVAVLTLMKASVTIKLSFLPPGVCLVLSFLWLLAITNAFNLIDIMDGLSAGVALIASLLLSAVAAGSGRMVVALLLAALAGSLAGFLRYNFEPARIYLGDTGSLFLGLMLGALAMNNSYTSKNLVAAVSPVVILGVPIFDMLLVMFIRWRRGIPIMRGSPDHFALRLRKWRLSVRQTVVVSYAATALLGAVGLAMMLVDARGAALLLAGTLLGGLALGFTLKKIDMTL; encoded by the coding sequence GTGACCCGCATTCTCGTCACCTTCATCCTGGCTGCCGGCTTCGCCCATTACCTGACGCCGGTCCTGCGGCAGGCGGCGCTGCGCTTCGGCATCGTCGATCGTCCCGACGGCAAGCTGAAGAACCACCGCTCTCCGGTGCCTTACCTGGGCGGGATCGCCGTCTACCTCGCCTTTCTCCTCTCGCTCGCGCTGACCGCCGAGTTCGAGAGGCAGGTCCTGGGAATCCTCCTGGCCGGATCGATCGTCGTGATCCTGGGGCTCATCGACGACCTCGGCGCTCTGGGTCCTTCGGTGAAGCTGGCGGGACAGATCGTCGCGGTGCTCACCCTGATGAAGGCGTCGGTGACGATTAAGCTCTCCTTCCTGCCGCCGGGGGTCTGTCTGGTCCTCTCCTTCCTGTGGCTGCTCGCCATCACCAATGCCTTCAACCTCATCGACATCATGGACGGTCTGAGCGCCGGCGTGGCCCTGATCGCCTCGCTCCTCCTCTCCGCCGTGGCTGCCGGCAGCGGCCGGATGGTGGTGGCGCTGCTGCTCGCGGCCCTGGCCGGGAGCCTGGCCGGCTTCCTGCGCTACAACTTCGAGCCGGCGCGCATCTACCTCGGCGACACCGGCAGCCTCTTCCTGGGTCTCATGCTCGGCGCGCTCGCCATGAACAACAGCTACACCTCCAAAAACCTGGTCGCCGCGGTGTCGCCCGTCGTCATCCTGGGGGTGCCGATCTTCGACATGCTGCTGGTGATGTTCATCCGGTGGCGGCGCGGCATCCCGATCATGCGCGGCTCTCCGGACCACTTTGCCCTGCGGCTGCGCAAGTGGCGCCTGAGCGTCCGGCAGACGGTGGTGGTCAGCTACGCGGCCACCGCGCTGCTCGGCGCCGTCGGCCTCGCCATGATGCTGGTGGACGCGCGCGGCGCGGCGCTGCTCTTGGCCGGTACCCTGCTCGGAGGGCTGGCGTTGGGCTTCACCCTGAAAAAGATCGACATGACGCTGTAG
- a CDS encoding FAD-dependent oxidoreductase, translating into MQSVRNLILGAGLAGLSAACALREREDETLVLEKEDEAGGLCRSRQVDGFTFDCTGHLLHLRDRETREWLLDLLPKSFAAVERKSLIYSHGVYTGYPFQANTYGLPPEVIRECVVGFVEALMRRQAGGDASPADFRAWALATFGEGIARHFMFPYNEKLYRVDLREMECGWVSWSIPTPTLDEVVRGALGIEVKGLGYNPQFLYPRRGGIAAIPNALAQRCGGLRLGSAVRSIDLAGRCAHLVSGERIAYEKLISTMPLDALLGMLDPLPEPSLKKARGRLRAVKVVNLNLGIDRAGVLPGHWVYFPDASFPFYRVGSPTNYSEGVAPRGCSSLYIEVAQRRNETLDAPRLEEECLEGLRRAGILRSGDRIVAREMLTLDPAYVVYDHFRKDALPAIHRILERYGVISTGRFGAWEYGSMESAMKQGREAALRVQDEGRRAAGGSR; encoded by the coding sequence GTGCAAAGCGTCAGGAACCTGATTCTGGGTGCGGGGCTGGCGGGACTCTCCGCCGCCTGCGCCCTGCGCGAGCGCGAAGACGAGACGCTGGTCCTCGAGAAGGAGGACGAAGCCGGAGGATTGTGCCGCTCGCGCCAGGTGGACGGCTTCACCTTCGACTGCACCGGGCACCTGCTGCACCTGCGCGATCGCGAGACCCGGGAGTGGCTGCTGGATCTGCTGCCAAAATCATTCGCCGCGGTGGAGCGCAAGTCGCTCATCTACTCGCATGGCGTCTACACCGGCTATCCCTTCCAGGCCAACACCTACGGCCTGCCGCCCGAGGTGATCCGGGAATGCGTCGTCGGCTTCGTCGAGGCCCTCATGCGCCGGCAGGCGGGGGGCGATGCCAGCCCGGCCGATTTCCGCGCCTGGGCCCTGGCCACCTTCGGCGAAGGGATCGCGCGCCATTTCATGTTTCCTTACAACGAGAAGCTCTATCGCGTCGACCTGCGCGAGATGGAATGCGGCTGGGTTTCCTGGTCGATCCCGACGCCGACCCTCGACGAGGTCGTGCGCGGCGCCCTGGGAATCGAGGTGAAGGGGCTCGGGTACAACCCGCAGTTCCTCTATCCGCGCCGGGGCGGCATCGCCGCCATTCCGAACGCCCTGGCGCAGCGCTGCGGCGGGCTGCGTCTCGGATCGGCGGTGCGCAGCATCGATCTCGCCGGACGGTGCGCGCACCTGGTCTCCGGGGAGAGGATCGCCTACGAGAAGCTGATCAGCACGATGCCGCTGGACGCGCTGCTGGGAATGCTGGATCCGCTTCCGGAGCCGTCTCTGAAGAAAGCGCGCGGCCGGCTGCGCGCCGTCAAGGTGGTGAACCTCAATCTGGGAATCGATCGCGCCGGGGTGCTTCCGGGGCACTGGGTCTACTTCCCGGATGCCTCCTTCCCCTTCTACCGGGTGGGCTCGCCGACCAACTACTCCGAAGGAGTCGCGCCCAGGGGCTGCTCGTCCCTCTACATCGAGGTGGCGCAGCGGCGGAACGAGACGCTGGATGCTCCGCGTCTGGAGGAAGAATGCCTCGAAGGGCTGCGGCGTGCCGGCATCCTGCGCTCCGGCGACCGGATCGTGGCGCGCGAGATGCTCACGCTCGATCCCGCCTATGTCGTCTACGACCACTTCCGCAAAGATGCCCTGCCCGCCATCCACCGGATCCTGGAGCGCTACGGCGTGATCTCCACCGGCCGCTTCGGTGCGTGGGAATACGGCTCGATGGAATCGGCGATGAAGCAGGGGCGCGAAGCGGCGCTGCGGGTGCAGGACGAAGGGCGGCGCGCCGCCGGAGGAAGCCGATGA